Proteins found in one Loxodonta africana isolate mLoxAfr1 unplaced genomic scaffold, mLoxAfr1.hap2 scaffold_32, whole genome shotgun sequence genomic segment:
- the LOC100677617 gene encoding olfactory receptor 5D13-like, giving the protein MLYKYVIIINIVTNFYYLYFRISLAIIMALTVGNQSTGATFTLLGFSEYPDLQVPLFTMFLAIYMVTVVGNLGMIVIIRINPKLHTPMYFFLSHLSFVDFCYSTIVTPKLLENLVVGDRTISFTGCIMQFFLASIFATAETFILAVMAYDRFVAVCNPLLYTVVMSSKTCASLVAGPCAWGIVTSLTLTYFLLALSFCGSTIINNFVCEHSVIVSVSCSDPYISQVLCFVIAMFNEVSSLVIILTTYIFIFITVIKMPSDGGCQKAFSTCASHLTTITIFHGTVLFLYCVPHSKTSWLIVKVGSVLYIVVIPMLNLLIYNLRNKDVKKTARKLTRHTIQS; this is encoded by the coding sequence atgttataTAAGTATGTTATTATCATTAATATTGTTACTAATTTCTATTATCTTTACTTCAGAATTTCTCTAGCAATAATCATGGCGTTAACTGTAGGAAATCAGAGTACTGGAGCCACATTCACCCTCTTGGGCTTCTCAGAATACCCAGACCTCCAGGTGCCCCTCTTCACGATGTTCCTGGCCATCTACATGGTCACTGTGGTGGGGAACCTGGGCATGATTGTGATCATCAGGATCAACCCCaaactccacacccccatgtactttttcctcagtcaCTTGTCTTTTGTTGATTTCTGCTACTCCACTATAGTTACACCCAAACTATTAGAAAACTTGGTTGTGGGAGACAGAACCATCTCCTTCACAGGGTGCATCATGCAGTTCTTCTTGGCTTCTATATTTGCAACTGCAGAAACATTCATATtggcagtgatggcctatgaccgtttTGTGGCAGTTTGTAACCCCCTGCTTTACACCGTTGTCATGTCCTCAAAGACCTGTGCATCGTTAGTGGCCGGGCCCTGTGCATGGGGTATAGTTACTTCCCTGACACTTACTTATTTTCTTCTGGCATTATCCTTCTGTGGTTCTACTATCATAAATAACTTTGTCTGTGAGCACTCTGTCATTGTTTCTGTCTCGTGCTCTGATCCCTATATCAGCCAGGTGCTTTGTTTTGTCATTGCCATGTTCAATGAGGTGAGCAGCCTGGTGATCATCCTCActacttatattttcattttcattactgTCATAAAAATGCCTTCTGACGGGGGGTGCCaaaaagccttctccacctgtgcctcccactTGACCACCATCACCATTTTCCATGGGACTGTCCTGTTCCTCTATTGTGTACCCCATTCCAAAACCTCCTGGCTCATCGTCAAAGTAGGATCTGTGCTTTACATAGTGGTCATCCCCATGCTGAACCTCCTGATCTACAATCTCAGGAACAAAGATGTGAAGAAGACTGCCAGAAAGTTAACGAGGCACACAATACAATCTTGA